A genomic window from Prunus persica cultivar Lovell chromosome G2, Prunus_persica_NCBIv2, whole genome shotgun sequence includes:
- the LOC109947095 gene encoding exopolygalacturonase-like, translating into MAMKLSFLAMLLCLLLASTPKAHASVFDVTSATYGAKPGSDVSTALAKAWSDACASPSASKVVVPSGTYKLKEATFRGPCKAPIEMQVQGTLEAPADASQLTRPDTWVGFQYIDMLTLSGGGTFDGQGALSWNQNDCHKNKNCKPLPVNLRFEFLTNSKVQDITSLNSKFFHMHVFRCNHTTFQQLTITAPDESRNTDGIHIGASTAINITHSKIGTGDDCISIGDDSHEITVTDVTCGPGHGISIGSLGKYKDEKDVTGIIVKNCTLTNTENGVRIKTFPDSPSPSTASGIHYEDIIMVNVSNPILIDQLYCPYTQCEQKPPSKVKINNVSFKNIKGSSFSPLAVKLVCTTGIPCENVELTDIDLTYGGNKGPLTSMCSNVKPTITGVTKALGCATSSLAPLPLSKK; encoded by the coding sequence ATGGCTATGAAATTAAGTTTCTTGGCAATGCTTTTGTGCTTATTGTTAGCATCTACACCTAAAGCTCATGCTAGTGTGTTTGACGTGACGAGTGCAACATACGGTGCAAAGCCTGGCTCTGATGTCAGTACGGCCTTAGCCAAAGCTTGGAGTGATGCATGTGCATCGCCATCCGCGAGTAAAGTTGTTGTTCCGAGCGGGACATACAAGTTAAAAGAAGCAACTTTCAGAGGCCCCTGTAAGGCTCCTATTGAGATGCAAGTTCAAGGCACATTGGAGGCTCCAGCAGATGCTAGCCAACTCACAAGACCGGATACTTGGGTTGGTTTTCAGTACATTGACATGCTCACCTTATCAGGTGGTGGGACTTTTGATGGCCAAGGAGCACTTTCTTGGAATCAAAATGACtgccacaaaaacaaaaattgcaaacctcttCCCGTTAATCTGCGGTTCGAATTCCTCacaaattccaaagttcaggaCATAACTTCACTTAACAGCAAATTTTTCCACATGCATGTTTTCCGGTGCAACCATACTACATTTCAACAGCTTACCATCACAGCACCTGACGAGAGCAGAAACACAGATGGAATCCATATCGGGGCTTCGACTGCTATCAACattactcattcaaagattggAACTGGGGATGACTGTATTTCTATTGGTGATGACTCTCACGAAATCACAGTGACTGATGTTACTTGTGGGCCAGGCCATGGAATAAGCATTGGAAGCCTTGGAAAATATAAGGACGAAAAGGATGTGACTGGGATCATAGTTAAGAATTGCACCCTGACTAATACGGAGAACGGTGTGAGAATCAAAACATTTCCAGATTCTCCTTCCCCTAGCACTGCCTCGGGTATACACTATGAGGATATTATCATGGTTAATGTCAGTAACCCTATCCTCATAGACCAATTGTACTGCCCATATACTCAGTGTGAACAAAAGCCTCCGTCAAAAGTTAAGATCAACAATGTCAGCTTCAAGAACATTAAGGGCTCATCTTTCTCTCCACTTGCAGTCAAGCTTGTATGTACCACGGGCATaccgtgtgagaatgtggagtTGACTGACATTGATCTCACCTACGGTGGAAACAAAGGCCCTCTTACCTCTATGTGTTCTAATGTCAAGCCCACAATTACTGGCGTGACAAAGGCTCTTGGTTGCGCTACATCGTCCTTGGcacctcttcctttatccaaGAAGTAG